The Nicotiana tomentosiformis chromosome 2, ASM39032v3, whole genome shotgun sequence genome includes the window TGGCTCACTTATGAGTTTGTTGTCCCTCATAGCGGTGTGGCTTGGTTTGCTGCTTAGAAGAAGTTTCAAGTCACAATGTTTGATCCTAAAAAGAAGATACACATATACCcatatatcataatataaataTGTTAAGATATGATGTAAATAATGCAGGAATGATGATGTTTGGTTATCAGCTAGTCGTTATTTGGGATCGGGGCAACGGGATATTTGAATCTGAAGTCTCCAAACTCTGGAGCATTATATGGGATTCCGGGGATGGGCCTTTAAATTTGACTTGATTGTTAGCCGAGCTGTGTACTATTCCGTAGCTGTCGGAGCATTAAGtctccacgcgatgggagtaTCTCCATGCAATGGGAGTAGTTCACTTGAAAAATGTAAAAGTCTCTACATGATGGGAGTATCTCTGCGcgatgggagtagttgacttTCACTGTAAAAACCTCTGCACGATGGGATAGATGACTTGAAATGTAAAAAACCCTATAAGTTGCATAAGTAAAACATCAAAACATTCAAGATAAAAGAGATAAATGaccatgcccaagagatactcttgactgcaaaACTAAATTGCGGCCATCGAACGGCGAAACATATGGCGAAAATGGATGGTCCATCCTTCGATTGGTGAAGTCGGCGATGAAATTTGCAACTATCATTTTGGAATCTCCGATATGGAGGAGTGACGATTTAATCTATGCGAAATGCTTAAGTTGGCGAAGCAAACAGTTTGCCATTTACATGGCTCCAATTGGCGAAGCCAGCGTCTCCAAATATACAAAGTGCTCCGATTGGCTGAGCAGatggtttgctatatacagggctCCGATTGGCACAGCTGGAGGCTTGATATGTACAAGGTGTTTTGATTGCTTGAGCAGACTATTTGCTATATACAGGGTGCTCCGAATCTATCAAAGACTTATTTTCGGAATACCTGGAAAGAATTTAGAGTTAGTCCTTAACCATATCTGAAAATGAGTTGAATAATAAAGGAGAAATAAGGGCTCATGAGATGGTAGTGGATCCGTCATTCCTCCTAGTGTTCTCCAGCATCCTTCAATTTTTGTCGATCATGTGCTCAATGAAAAATTCATAGTAGGAGGgggggttgatttgtgttgattgcAATCCTAGCCTTGCCCCTGGTCTAGTGGATTACGCCACGAAGTTCGATAGGTGGAAAGATAGCATTTTCTAAAAAAACTTTGAAAATCATTTATTTTTATGGTAAAATGTCATTGTTCCAAATTATGACATGTTTAGAAGTTCCCTTTGACGTGTGTGTCATTTCTGAATGATTCTGTCCTATTGATGACGATTCCTGGAGATGCCCTTAATGATGTAGCTTATTGTTATCATGATCATGTCATAATCTAAACAAATGTATTACAAAGGTTTTCCTAGGGTTATGACCGAACCTTTTtaggttgcctatgtatccaaGCGGAGTTCGAGTATGATAAAATGATGAATGAATTATGATGATGACCGAGCCTGACACAGGCAGCCTACGTATctaaatggaatcaggtcaaaacATAGTTCAATTAGAATAGATGCAAAATGATAGGGAATTGAAATAAAGTGGCAGGATCTGACTTAAACTGCCTGCATATCCAAATAAAATCAGGCCTACGTATAGATGATTGAATACGATGTGGATTGCCTACATATTCCTGCTAAGGAAATCAAGTCGTGGTGTAGTTCTAAATACAtataaaaatgatatttggattttctattacaaaaggGGAGGGAGACCGAACCCTACGTGGGTTGACTATGTATCCCACTATGGGAAGTCAGGTCGGGCGTAGTTCTGTTACAATCAAACCCTAATTCTTTTGTCTTAAAATGTGGTATCACTTGATTGCATCTAAGTTGATGGGTTTCCTGCTGACTCTGCTGTCCATTTCATCTAGGATTAATGCTCCTCCCGACAACACTCGATGGACCACATAAGGACCTTGCCGGCTCGGCGTGAATTTTTCTTTGGCCTCTTCTTGATGGGGGAAACTCTTCTTCAAAACCAGCAGCCCAGGTGTGAATTGCCAAGGTTTCACTTTTTTGTTGAACGTGTTGGCCATCCTATTTAGGTCCGCTTTGGCGTCAATTCTCTTTtcatcaatgagcatgagttgctcctgCCTGACACATATCCATTATATCTCATCTAGCTTGGCTTCCTGGATGACTCTCAAAGTTGGTATCTCAACCTCTGCGGGTATCACAGCTTCTATGCCTTATACCAACATTTACGGCATTGCCCGGTGGATGTTTTCATAGTGATGCGATAACCCAATAAGGTGAAGGATAGTTTCTCGTTCCATTGCCTGTTATTTTCCACTATCTTCTGTAAGATCCTTTTTATGTTTTTGTTGGCTTCTTCGACCGAtccattcatttgcggcatgTAGGTAGTGGAGTTGCGGTGGACAATTCTAAACTTCTCGCAAATCTTCCCCATGAGATCGTTGTTGAGATTGGCTGCACTGTGAGTTGTGATTGACACTGGGATCCCAAATCTGTAGTGTATGTTGTTACGGACAAAATCTGCCACCACTTTCTTTCTGACAGCCTTGTATGTAGAGGCTTTGACCCATTTGGTCAAGTAGTCGATGGCTACAAGATGAAACGATGTCCAAATTATGCGGCGGGTTCTATAGGTCCAATCACGTCCATGCCCCAAGTGGTAAACGACCAAGGAGAACCCATTACGTTCAGCTCATTAGTGGAACCCGAATGAAATCCCCGTGAATCTGGCACTGGCGACACTTCTGCATGTAACAGATACTATtactttccatggtcatccaaagtTATCCAGCTCTTAAACTCTTCTTGGCCAAAGTAAAACCATTCATGTGAGGCCCACATGTTCCTACATGTATCTCTTCCAGTAGTCTTGTTGCTTCAGCGGAATCTACACACATTAACATATCCAAGTCCGGGGTCCTCTTATACAGGACTTCCCCATTACGGATGATGTGATTTTCTAGTCTTCTTAGTGCCCACTTATGACCACTAGTGGCATTCTCTAAGTATTCTCTTGCTTTGAGGAACCTTTTAATGTCGTAATACCATGGCTTATCGTCTGGCTCTTCATCTACATGAAAACAGTATGCATGCTTATCCCATACCTCTATCTCGATGGGGTCGATATGATTCTTTTCTGGATGGTTTATCAAAGATGACAAATTTGCAAGAGCATCGGCGAAGTCATTCTAGATTCTGGGAACATGTTTGAACACAATCTTGGTAAACCTCTTACATAACTCTTTTACGCAGTGCAAATATGGAAggatcttgacattcttggtggtCCATTCACCATGAACTTGGTTTATCAGCAAATcagaatctcctatgaccaaaaaTTCCGTGATGGTTATGTCGACTGCCATCCTTATTCCAAGGATGCATgcttcatattctgccatattatttgtGCAAGGGAACCTTATATTGGCTTAAGCCAGGTAATGTTTTCCTAACTCAGAAATTAGGATTGCCCCAATCCCTACACCTTTGAAATTTGTTACTCCGTCGAAAAATGTATGACTCTGCAATGTCCTCCCCTGCGAACAATACTTCttcatctgggaagtatgtgATCAGTGGCTCGTAATCCTTGTCCACTGGGTTCTCTGCAATATGATTGGCCAATGTTTGTCCTTTGATAGCTTTCTGCGTCACGTAGACAATATCGAATTTACTCAGAAGAATCTACCATTTGGCCAACTTTCCTGTAGGCATCAGTTTCTGGAAGATAAACTTGAGCAGGTCGAGTCAGGATATgagatgtgtggtatatgatgaCAGGTAGTGCCTTAACTTCTGAGCGATCCATGTCAAAGTGCAGCAGGTTCGTTCTAACAAGGTGTCCCTGGCTTCAAACGGTGTAAACTTCTTGCTCAGGTGATAGATAGCTTGCTCCCTCCTTCCAGTCTTGTCGTGTTGTCCCAACATACATCTAACTGCATTATCCAGAAAGGACAAGTACAAAAACAGCAGCTTCCCGGATTTAGGAGGAACTAACGCTGGCAGATTTgacaaatactccttgattttgtaaAAAgctttatgaaattcttccattCACTTTGTAGCAGCGTCCTTATTTAGCAGCTTGAAAATATGCTTGTAGATTGTCATTGACTGGGTTatgaacctgctgatgtagtttaaTCTACCGAGGAAGCTCATCACGTTCTTCTTGCTTTTGGGCGGTGGAAAGTCTTGAATGGACTTTACTTTGAAGGATCCAACTCTATCCCTTTCCTgctgacgatgaaacctaacaaTTTTCTTACGGGAACACCGAAGGCACACTTCATAGGATTCAGGTTCAAACTGTACCTGCGCAAACATTCGAATAATTTTTTCAAGTTGCTTAAATGATTTGCACTCTTCCGAGATTTGAgaatgacatcatccacatatacctcaatTTCCTTGTAGATCATGTCGTGAAAGAGGGTCGGCATGTCCCTTATGTAGGTAGCATCGGCATTCTTGAGACCAAATGACATGAACCTATAACAATAAACTCCCCATGGCATGGCGAATGCTGTCTTCTTCGTGCATCAGAGTCTGGTGGTAACCGACGAAACAATCCATGAATGAACTGCAACTCGTTCTTTGTGTAATTGTTGATAAATATATGAATGTCTGGTAGTGGAAAATAATCCTTTGGACTGGCTTTGTTGAGATTTCGATAGTCCACACATATCCAaattttcccatccttcttcggtaTTGGTACAATATTCGCTAACCATGTAGGCTAATTGATGACTCTCACCACATTTGCCTCTATCTgattggtgacttcttcttttatCCTTAGGTTTAAATTTGGCTTGAACTTTCTAGGTTATTGCTTGAATGGTGGTCTGGCGGGATTGGTGGGCAATCGGTGCAAGATGATGTCGGTACATAATTTGGGCATGTCACCATATGACCAGACGAATATATTGATGTATTTTCGGAGGAGCTCTACCAATTCTTCCTTCTATTATGTCTTCAGACAGATAATGATTTGGGTTTTCTTCACGTCTTCTTCATTCCCAAGTTGATTACTTCTTTTTATTCAAGGTTGGGCTTCTTCTGGCTCTCTGGCTGCTCGATCTCTTGCGGGAGGTTCTCAAGCATCATGCTTTTGTCGTACTCTTCGTAGTCTGGATCATTTTGCTCAAAtgtttcgttacatgtcataatgGTGGAACACGACTTTTTATtgatttgattactgaaaaggaaaactAAGTATAGATAAGAACTAAAAATGGAATTCGCAATGATTTCAGGAAAagtaattctttttatttcatcaaaaggaacGTCTTAGTGTTCAAAGAGGTGATTAACAAAAAATAATTGACCGTGCATTTTTTAAAATTACTACAATTCCGTACTACCAAAGACGGACTGGTAGTCTAATTCTACAAGGTCTCTACCAATTCGGCATCCCGAACGGTGGGTGtctttgtaaggccccgtaaaaatttcataaaaaccCCAGGGTTTCTTCGCGCCGAGGTTAAGTAATGTGATCGAGGGTTATGGTCCACAGATCGGTCGCAGAGTGAAGCCAAAATTAAGCAAATTTTGAGAaccattatacgaccgcataaccatttcgggGGCTGTATATCCGTCGCAGAAGCTAGCATGAGATTTTTcggaaggaggttctgcggtcctttatgcgaccgcagaattggtcAGCGGATCGCATACCTGCATAGaaatgcccagttctggagggccattatgcggtccattttgcggaccgcaaaagtGTTATTTGGTCCTTTATATGACCGCaaatctgcatcggggcttcatttgttttaattttataacccgaccctatttcgatatatagtCATTAGGGACCATTTGTAAAGAGAAagtctgatatttctagagagagaaagtgtcgtagagtgagaggggaagttcctaagcttattGTTTATCCATTCTTGCTCAAAAGTTGGAGAATTCACATGGAAAACTcattaggtcttcatcctagaggtaagactctgctccctagccttcaatttcaggatttaactgaaaataggtaatgagaaaagaaattcttgggtgtgggagttgttcattatgtaTGCATGTATATCAAGGTTTGTGGGAATATTATTGAGCTCAATTGGGTAGACTTCGGGTAGtaggatgaaggaatccaccataagaggaccttgaaatcataatgtcTACCTAGTTTTTTATAAAATGCTTTAATTGTGCTGGAACCATGAACTCtttcctaatttatgttcaattttgttatgtttctaaatatatCAAAGTTTTTAAGATTTTCgcaacattgtagtaatttaaggaagctcaaagcgaggtatgtggGCAaaattctctcttagaattgaatcccacgatgttcttgtatgtcccgagttgttcattataacttGACTATTCTGAAAAAGCTTTGTGTCaaaatatatatgttcaatatgtattccaagtGCTCTTGTCATGTTAtgttactatttgagaatgtgttcaaagtatgggttgtatacctaaatgttatgacttcaagtcgtgtttcaaatgaaagctattatgctaTTATTacaaatctcaatatgcttaagacttttATTTGCTCACATATGTACTCAAAGTATTGAATAGAAATACTTCATTGTTGAtgatccgtgatgatgtttgaaagtgaaagaggtgagcatgaaatatgaaattcggccaacgtgccaagaatgatattacatttgggccactagtgccaatgaaactgAGAAACGTGTAAAAGATGTTTAAATGAGTTgtaaatcctttaaataataaacACTTTGGGAGTATCgctagtcaccgaggaagggtaggttgaaatagcctaaccccgaaactacacgtgctggtgtaggagtgAATTGTAATTATTCTCctcatttgggatgagattgatgtgatgagaatattcccctttattgggatgtgatgattgctagaaaagggtgatgtcgatccacacagcattgtggtgagacggcctaccCGGTCGGGTcttgatcggatgccatgcctgattgtgcttgaaattgtgattgagatAATGATTGAAATCGTGAaagtgattgtgattgtggttgatgtccttGGGTGAGATGCCTAGCCAATTGGGccatgatcagactccgtgctaatatcacgatggtatatcggtgctaagatctcccaacctaaaataatggaaatttacttgaaaactactcttgctcctaacttgatgttttagtattgtttgaggcttccattgattttatgattgttcttCCTTATATTGTTGCATGTTCTGataagagggtgtttagtcatatatactagtactagtactattcctcatgtactaacgtccctttttgcggGGGGCGCTGGAtgtttaatggatgcaggtggttccacagcaggcggtGTTGAtgagtgatagcggtacaccctcatcccagctgacttggtgggCCCCATTTCATTTCGGAGTTGTGTATCTTTTGTCccatgtgtattatgttttgaggtatagccggggccttattgccggcactatcatagtactcttttgtatccattagaggctccgtagacatagtgtgggttgtatgttAGTGATGGAAaggtcaaactagtaatgttaTATATGTACcacttgttccacttcaaactatgaaagtgtatgtattttgaaacttataaaCAATGTAACTAATGATAATGATTTGGTGTTGTGCACATGATCCTCCTcgttgtctaattaatgaaatagatctcctctttattcatgggtgagttcgggtagaaggtattgtacaggcttgctcgaccgggttatctcggttgagcgccgatcgcgctccccgaggtcggggcatgacagtcTTGATATCAATTTCGTCGCAACATTCCTCGATCATAAACACGAACAATCTTCCCATTCCATCAACGATGTCATCCTCTGGTGGTGAGATTTGACACTTACCCGGAACATGCTGGTATAAAAGCCTTCTTCCTAGGGTTACCGGTATAGGTCTTCCTAGTTGTAGGTTGATACCCCAAGTCAGCGGTACTCTTATGTCCTTTTGGTTCAATTGGCTCTTTTATCCTATCTGATTGGGCTCCTAGCCCGGTCCCTGGTCGATAACCATTTgtctttgtttctttgttataTATGGATAGACCTTTTCGTCAGTTGAGATCTTGTACTCTTATTAAATGTTTGGGAATGGTCGTGGCACttgggttttgggattgttgttgAGACAGTTGTGGTCATGTATAGACCCTATTTGAGATTTATGCACATTTGATATTTGAGTTATATCATATTTCGCTTTGCTTTTATATTATGAATCAGTTTATggcttaataattaaattttgttgTTAATATGattgttgtcttgcctagcatgtgtgttaggcgccatcacggcctttggtgggattttgggtcataatGTTAAAAAGTCATAACCTTAGGCATTCTCCTAAATCAGAATTATGAGTCATCACGTAGTCATAGAATCAACTGATGTATAGATAATAATTTCACGTAATCCAAACAAGGCATATCATAAGCCAAACTCTACCATAAATGGTCAAAACCTAGCTACGCATGTACGCttatcacctcgcatatacatggctcctaaataaataaacaaactACAATTATATAACCTATAGAGAGAATAAACTCTTAGAAGGatagacaagaaacttacctccaTCCGGTAAGCTTAAATAAATCAACCACCACCTTTCCTTTAAGATCCAACttcaaacgactcgaatctagtcaaatacaacaCAAGAATGTCAAacaaagctataggaatcaatcccaaacaataaagcttcaatctttaatgaaaaccaaaaagGTCAACAAAATTATATCCACACCCACATAGTGAAAGCCCGGGTCAAGGGGTAAATCCcgattacccataacctcacgagtccaaatatgtaattaaatttcaaaaccgagtccaaatcgatCCTCAATCCCCAAAATTTACTCTCtaaatttgttgataaaaatccaaaacttcACCTCAAAATTCTATATTTTTAGGTGTTAATAATccatgtagattcttgaaatGTAATCACAATTgagtaaaaatcacttaccctTTAGTCTTGTATGAAAAGCTCCTTGAAAAAGTTGCCCCTTTCCAAATCTAAgtttcaaaatatgagagaatagaCTAAAACCCTGAAATATAACACTTAAGTAGTCTGCCCAGCACTACCCATTGCGAACGCGGACCAAGCCTAGCATTGGCGAAGCATAAAACTACCTAAGCCAAAAATCCTCTTTTTTGAACGCGAAAGGagcaccgcgaacgcgaaggccacttGCCTCGCCCCTTCGCAAATGTGACCAGCTCTTTTTGAATGAGCAAGGTTCTTCACCCAACATTATCTGAATCAACAAAATAAttttcacccgcatgctttagcCCAACGACAatgcatatatactcgtcactTTATATATACGCCATCCCCACACATaattcatgtagcaaatagacctACTAGTCCTAATTTTctcgagtcaaggttaaccacgatacttacctcactccacaaccaaatcaatactcaaccacaacttttcctttttgatttagcctccaaaccaatcaaatctagccaaatatagttcaaataattcaaaataggcattagaaactacccatgagtgaataagattcaatctttaatgattttgaaaaagtcaacaaaagtcaaccccatccTTGATCGGTCAAAATCCAAGATTTGGATCAAAActtgattacccattcacccccgagcccggttatataatagtttttgaaatctgacctcaatttgaggtcaaaatctcaattttatagattttttaaatttttacccaaatccctaatttctgcCTTGAATAATcctagattaaaggttaaaatcagtgggtgtttatggaaatataataaaacaagttAATATTTATTAACCATTAAAGTTGGGATGAAAAATCTCTTCAAAATCTCCTTTAGGCTGAGCTataacttgaaaatggtggaaattaGTGAAAATCCTGACTTTTAGATCTTTTAGTGCCTGGGCGTCAGGTGCTCTTCACAATCGCGAAGAACCTgacgtgttcgcgaagaataGCGGGAAaaggcctacgcgttcgcgatatagCCTTCGCGTTCTTGAAGGcttagcccccccccccccctcccttcCTTCGCTTCTGCAAGCAAAATCCCGTGTTTGCGTAGAGTATAAGACTGACCTTCCCCCAGATCCCACAACTCTTCGTGTTCACGAGAGGACAGTCTCATTCGCGAAGGGTATTCCCCCCAGTACTTCGCGTTTGTGACCTAGTCCCTGCATTTGAGAAGAACAATTCCGCCCCAATCCAACatctccttcgcgatcgcgaagcacaaggcACTAGACTTCAGAAACAACTGAAAACAAACAacttcttaagtccaaaatggtccgcagcccatccgaaactcacccgagcccctcgggctccaaaccaaacatgcatgcaagtgtaataacatcatacaaacacaatcaaaatacaaaaataacacctagaacatAGAAACGAatgtcaaaatgcatgaaatttcaaagaattctcaagaacttctaaaatcacaGCCGAGAGTCCGAATTCTATCAAACCAAATCCAATTTGCAACAAATTGTAGACAAATttcaaatagaaaaatggacctataccaagtcccAATATCAAAATACGATCCCgatagcaataaagtcaacctacagtcaaacctaggaaactctaaaccttcaaattactagctttcggcaaaacaagtcaaatcaatctAGGGACatccgaattcaattctgggcatacatataagtctaaaatcacgatacggaacCACCGGGATTATCAAAATACCGATATAGGGTCGTTAacataaaatattgaccgtagtcaactcaagttatttttaaagtcaaaaattatatttttttcaaatgtTTACGTAAAAACTATCTGGAAAATgactcggactgtgcacgcaaatcaaaaaatatcaaatggAGCTAATATAGGTCTCGAATAATGGAAATAAAggttagtactcaaaacgacctgtcgggttgtcacattctccacctttaaaagcaacgttcgtcctcgaacggacatagaaaagtacccggACTGGTGAAATAGTGTGGGTATCTACTtcgcatatcggactcagactcccacaTAGCtacctcgatcggctgacctctctattgcactTTCACTTAAGGAAAACTTTTAAACCTCAACTATCGAACCTGCCGGGCTGTCCTCCAAGATAtgaatggtgcactcggactgtctgtccgtctgaggataAAATGTTGTGCTCAGTTCAACTTACATGACCAAATCGCGCTGTACGACTTTCTAAAAATGCGATGTGAATTGCGTGCCCCGGTTAGAAATGATGAAAATAGGCACGTTGTGCAGGCGGATAatatcctgaatgtaaatctTAGTCAACTTCTCTGATGAATTGGTAGCCGCCACCGGAATTAAGTgcacggacttagtcaaccggtccacaataacccagactacatcatatttcttcaaggtccgtggaaagcctaccacaaaatccatagtgatgcgctcccacttccactctggtatctccAATATCTGAGTTAGTTCCCCCAAtttttgatgttcatacttcacctccTGACAACTCAAACACCGAGATATGTAAGAaataatgtctttcttcattcttcaccaccaatagtgttgtttcaagtcacgatacatcttcgtgacacctgggtgaatagaatagcgCAAACT containing:
- the LOC138906071 gene encoding uncharacterized protein, giving the protein MAEYEACILGIRMAVDITITEFLVIGDSDLLINQVHGEWTTKNVKILPYLHCVKELYEEPDDKPWYYDIKRFLKAREYLENATSGHKWALRRLENHIIRNGEVLYKRTPDLDMLMCVDSAEATRLLEEIHVGTCGPHMNGFTLAKKSLRAG